The DNA window tgatgatgatccacacaaagaaaagaaaggtgaaaataataACTTACATCGAATCGACCTTCGCCTTGAGAGAGGAGCCGTTGGGGAAGGCAATGCTTAAAGAAGTCCCTCCGAAAACAGTTTCTCTGGCGATGTACACGTCACAGAAGCCTTCCTGTCAAGGTACATATTAAATTAGAAGACGGTTAGTAGAAAATATCCTGCAGAAActattttgtagaaactattcTGCAGAATTTATTCTGTAGAAAGTATTCTGCAGAAAAAAATTCTGCAGAAAATATTCTGTAGAAACTACTCTGCAGAAACTGATCTGAAAAAAAGATTCTGCTGAATTTATTCCgcagaatttatttttcagaaagtaTTGTAGAAAAAATTCTGCAGAAACCATTCTGTAGAAAAAATTCTGCAGAAACTATCCTGTAGAAAATATTCTGCAGACTTTATTCTGTACAAACTATTCTGTAGAAAATATTCTGCAGAATTTATTCTGCAGAAACTATTCTGCAGAAACTATTCTGTAGAAACTATTCTGCTCACGAAAGAGGGGCAGAAATGGAAAGAGAGGGAAGATACacaaagcaaaacacaaaaagaTGCAAGGAATAAGACCCAAtacagaaaaaagacaaaaaagagacGAAAGGAAAATGTACAAGGCTTAACCAAAGAAGCCTCCCTCTCAAGGTACATATCAAACTAAAAGGTTTGTGGAAATTACTCTACACAAAACAAGGACAATAATGGATAGAAAGGGAAGCTtaacaaagcaaaatacaaaagatGTAAGGAATGAGacttaataattaaaaagagacccaagaaaaatattcaagactcgactacaagaatgaaaaagattacCTCAGGGGGAAAATATGATAACTGCTTGATTTTTCGTGCGATAACTCGTACCAAAAATCAATGCTTAGCATTAATTAGGTCACAATAAGGCCCGCGAAGCCTACAGAAACGAATGGCGGAGAGATACTCACTTTCGAATACCTCTGATGCAGGAGGTAAGTGAAGGCTCTCTTGCCCAAGAACGCAGCCATCTTCCCCTGCGTGAGGTCTCTGGACAATCGGACGATGTCGTTGTGGAAAACGGCCTGTTTCTTCAGCCGATACAAAGGGGAGCCTTCCGATGCGCTCTGTCAAAAGAAGGCAGTCACTTGTACCGTACTctctaccttcttcttctttccctacGCGGTCAACAGAATCATTTATGTGGCCTCTCTTCGGTTTATTCACTCCAGTCTCCAAATTGCGATCCACAAAAGTTGACTAACCATCAGTGAGGTGATTGTGTtacaccatgagagagagagagagagagagagagagagagagagagagagagagagagagagaggcgtgtttCCTGGGCAGTTATTAATACGAATAGTATAtgcacttttaaaaatattaagagagagagagagagagagagagagagagagagagagagagagagagagacgtttttcCTGGACAGTTGATAATATAATACGAAAAGTATATGCACCTTCAAAAAAtatcaacttgagagagagagagagagagagagagagagagagagagagagagagagagagagagagatctacagaAACGGATAAAactttagcaataaattttgttttatttattttttaatactgaatCACTAgctactgaaaattaaaaacaaaatcaggttttcaCCTCTACATTCTTTAACTTTACAGtctatatatacacgtatgtaagTTTGAAAAATACTCATATGCTATTTAAGTACTTGAAGATAAGACAATTCAAGTCTTCCAATAAAACAGGTTTAGTTTTCtcatcacgatatatatatatatatatgtgtatatatatatatatatatatatatatatatatatatatatatatatatatatatatatatatatatatatatatatatatatatatgtgtatgtatatatatatatatatatatatatatatatatatatatatatatatatatatatatatatatataatttatatatatattttgtgcgtATATTTCTTTTTAAGCCACTAAGCCACAACTATCGTTCAGtttccagttcactatacctcgagaATAGCTTACAGTGACAAGGTGTAAAGCGACTTTTGACTAATGAGTCGTGAAGAGAGGCTCGgtggtcaaaagtcactataTATCGTTGTTGCTAAACcgggcagcggttcgaatcccactggtgacaaagcacttatcaattataattccccttggttgTATGTTGTTCCTGAAGTATAGTAaactggatataatatatatatatatatatatatatatatatatatatatatatatagtataatataattaattatatatatatatatatatatatatactgtatatatatatatatatatatatatatatatatatatatatatatatatatatatatatatatatatatatatatatatatatatatatatatatatgtgtgtgtgtgtgtatgtgtgtttgtgttgtctaGTACTAAAGATGAATTGCTAGAGTAAATATTTCCCCTagaaatcataaaatgtattGTGATTTTTCCTCGGAATAGCACTGTAAATATCTTaaagaaggaaatttattatacaaaacttGTATAAAGTTTAAATCGTCTACTTGTTAAACTTTTTATATGAACAGGAAACATCAAAATGGCGTCATTCCCTTTAACCTTGACATTTGATAACATGAcccttgagatttttttttaaatagttaaaGCTTTAATAGTTTCTCTTGCTTATAAACCACTGTTCTCCAGTGATATCTGACCTAGAAATCAATTACAAACTCGCCTCTTTACAGACGCTACTTGAACAATTCCACAGAACACGTAAGCAACTAAAGAATTCCAAAATCTAAAACCGAAcgaccccgtaggagggtaatgccgtcagtgcacctcacgtggtgcactgtaggcattaccataggttcttagcagcatcccttaggcccctagctgcaacctctttcatcccttttactgtacctccgttcatattctctcccttccacctAGACTTCGTACCCACTGACCTCCATAGCCTGGTTGAGCATGCTGCCCTTCATGACGAAAGTGGGTATGCGGCTGTTGATCAGCTCCTCGATGCTGTTGAAGGGCAGGCGGAGCCTGGGCATGATGAGCATCGCCATCAGGTTGCTCCTGTAGACGGAGCCTACGATGAACGCCATCATAAGCCACAGGCCCGTGATCACCCTGATGGAGTCGCCTTTGGGCCACCACAGGGAGGCTGAGGGGGGGTGAGAGTGAtgtagagtattattattattattattattattattattattattattattattattattgtacattttaGTCACGCTAATGAGTGACTTTcgttacttattatttttaagcatttttgtcaCGACTGAGCGACTTTCATAAACTTAAGGTTTGGCATTGTGATTTAttatgattgtgatgatgatgatgatgattgctctaataataataataaaataataacaataataataataataatattatattattattattattcatctattgatgattgtttaataataataataataatattattatattattattattattattattattattattcatctattttaatCTTCACATTACTGAGTAATTTTCAGTAAATCATCTCTTGCCATacggatttattattattattattattattattattattattattattattattattattagtattcatgGTCCACATGAAGGCTAACCAGATACCCTGCTAACTGTTCAGCTCCTCCCAATTCTCGTCTCCATCTCTTTACAAAGATTATCCTGAATAAATGGAtaatgatgtttattattattattattattattattagcctggttgttatttattagttattagatgaattatcatttatttattattattatttgtgcctttattattatttacttacccTGTTCACGCATGAAGAAACTGGTAGTTGGCAACATTGCTATACGAAAAGGTGAATGCGATTTAAGATCATCGGGAGGTCGAAGGCTAACGCTTCGATATGACGTGTATGCTACGTCCGCACCGCTGGCACGCCTGCGGGACTGACGCGTGGTCCCACACTGCTTTCCCGTTCCCGCCAAAAAGCGTGGGTCCCCACGAGGTTCAGAGATTCGCCCCAGGACCTGAGACGATGAGGCAGCGCTGCGTCGGGTGTATCCAtctcagtttttttatatctattttttacaaaaaaaaaaagatcagcattagtataagcaataaaataacttatattcaatgaactaaaaccatcaaagtaacaaaatgagcgctgaataataataatcacacaattaagacatatgcaaacaactaAAGTTGGATTGTATGTTTCCAATATATCAGcactagtataaacaataaacatataaagaaaagtaacttctattcaatgaactaaaaaaacatatgcaaacaaatatatacttgaaaattaacttatataacaaatgtttaattGTATGTTTCAGTGTATATAATGATTgtaaacatataattgaaaaatgacttttattcaagaactaaaaaccattatactaataaaatgaagtaagaattagcacaaataagacatatgtaaaacaaataaatgcataaatacaaagagtttgaagttattattataacaaatataaatgtatgttaacagtagttctccttattttcaattgcaatgtAGGCCCTCACAGCTTCCACCAATACCATGTAGTGCACATACACCACGACAGCCTCCATTACGTTTCTTTGTTGTCTGTGTGCTGGTGTTATAAGGGAAATATTCCATGTTGATTCAGCAAAGGGATACTTTTGCTACAGGGAGGCGCTGAATGTCCTGCAAGTTCATTGATGGAATTATCATTGGGGTATTTACGTTAATATGTCACTTGCTCTGCCATTTGTGGCCTATTGTTTAGAAATAAAGAGGCCGTTAACAGACAAAATCACTTGATTCAACAGTATAGCCACGTTTTTACGCTGGGCTgtcgtgaatgtgtgaacggggcTTTACGCTCGTCAGTTGCGAGTCCACCTTTTTAAACACTGAGCCGCTCGCCTaccccaagatatatatatatgatatgatgtaatacaaaaaataacgtCGGTGAAGAAAGCAAGTTCCCTCGTCCCTTACCCTTTGTCAGGAGATATATATCCGTAGAGGAACTGCACCATAAACGTTGCTAGCGCCACGCCAATAAGGGTTACGCCTAAGATCAACCACACCTGATAAAAGTGTAGAGGTAAGACTATAACTGCAATGGTTatcaaaatcagtttaaaaacCCTACATCGGTTTACGAATCACGCTTACGCTCAACCACGCATGACATACAGTGTAAACAAAGGCACCACAAGACTCACAGATGTTGTATAAGGCTTCACGAAACCGGCAACGTCAGCTTCCAGAACGGGAGTCTTGTGGCCGACTGCTTGCTCGTCCATGAAGAGCGGCTCGCTCAGAGAAACGGCAGAAGCGCGTTCGGCGTTCATTGATAGGACTATGGCGGACATATCGGCCTCCTGGCGGAGATAACTTGTTATTCAGTGATTTCtagattattttcctttctaccAGACGAAAGAAACTTGATAATAACATCTACTTGGCCTAAATTGTGCCTTCGCCAACTAGTATGGCTCAAAACTAGCTCTCGTTATTTCGACAGCCATTAAGTCTGTCAAATTGCAATATAACATTTTCTGTGAGCGTCATACTCGCTTGCCAGGTTTTCATTattaacctagagagagagagagagagagagagagagagagagagagagagaggttgtagtTGCAGAACAGGAAAATCAGTGATGTCACCCGAGTTATAGACTCAAGTTCAATTAATATGAATAAGCTggtgaataagtaaatataaatgagacATTTACTTTCTGAAGCTCTTTAGAGAGGATAATGGATAAactaatgaacaaaataaaaaaaaaacacttctttctgaatgaaaaatgacaacaaacaaaCCTTCCTAGTGAGCAATCCCATAATTCCAGTCCATGTTCCGTTAGGCAGACTAATGCCATAGTGGCGGTCCTTCGCTAAGATGTATTGCACACtacacacaaaaagagagagagatgatagatgATTAATTGATGATTATCTAAACTGAATAATTCGCTAAGATTCGAACTACATGAGTAAAGGTGGGATAATGACAATTAACGAGAGTATAGGAGAACAGTATGTAATGTCAGAAAacctagacctacttggatgagaattatAATAAGAAGAGAAGTTAGACTTGAA is part of the Macrobrachium rosenbergii isolate ZJJX-2024 chromosome 41, ASM4041242v1, whole genome shotgun sequence genome and encodes:
- the LOC136827060 gene encoding glutamate receptor-like; the encoded protein is METAVIPSKRCLKLCVEQWPPFIESIVGREPNLTVTGIMVDLVDILARQLGTCVQYILAKDRHYGISLPNGTWTGIMGLLTRKEADMSAIVLSMNAERASAVSLSEPLFMDEQAVGHKTPVLEADVAGFVKPYTTSVWLILGVTLIGVALATFMVQFLYGYISPDKGYKKTEMDTPDAALPHRLRSWGESLNLVGTHAFWRERESSVGPRVSPAGVPAVRTVTKMYNNNNNNNNNNNNNNNNNTLHHSHPPSASLWWPKGDSIRVITGLWLMMAFIVGSVYRSNLMAMLIMPRLRLPFNSIEELINSRIPTFVMKGSMLNQAMESASEGSPLYRLKKQAVFHNDIVRLSRDLTQGKMAAFLGKRAFTYLLHQRYSKEGFCDVYIARETVFGGTSLSIAFPNGSSLKAKVDSIIRGLKEAGILEKLYSQGTKNASFCLGSSLNEPYTQLRALSLVDFYGVFSFYAAGIVISLMAFFVELLNGACQTGGRHHFHRPVTSSTQ